CGTTATCAGATAGATGAATGATGTAATAATAAAATATCTGCAGAAGTGGGGCCATTCCTAGAGCTTAATACCTCAATTAACTTCCAAACTCCCAGAAGATGCCTTGTGGCCAATCTTGTACCATACATCCAATCATATGGGGCAAAACAGATTCTACTAATTGCAAGTTTTTAGCCTATCTTGGGAAATATCTATCATAGGGTGTGTGAAATTGACTCTCTAGCAAGATGGGACCCCTTAGGCCTTTgtccctccttttttttttcataatacaCACTGGATTTCATTTCAGGGACCTGTATAGATTTTCTCCAgttgtatgtatatgtatatccTCACACAGTAAAAAGGGTACTACTGTTGGCCCAGTGAAAGCAGCACAGAAACTCTTGCATCTCcctcacttctaatcatatcaTACTCACAAGTCGTAAATCACAATCCATGCCACCCTCCTTACCTGCTCACTTTCTGCACGAGgcttacaattttttttccccACTAACTCGAGAGAGTTCGAGTGGGATTTAAATGAAAACCCTTCAGGATTCTGAAATTTTAACTTTAGTCACTAGATCAAACCAAACGCTCCTCCCCGATACTCAAGAAGGTTTACAAGTTAGTGCACATAGCTGAAAACATTATCCGAGGATTCCTGTGTGTTAAGTACTAATTTGGACATAAAACCTTTTTATCGAACATTGGATGATACGGTGGTACTACCAAGTTTCGTTACAAGTCCAAAGTCCCACTACAATGCTTATAGTCTGTCTCTACTTTACAAGTTTTTTGGGAGTGGATATATGCCTGTACAAAATGTGGCATTTGGGGCATTTATCTTTGATGTGATAGTGTTTAGAAGAGTATAAGAATCTGAATTTGATCCTGCCCATTAACATAATTTACCAATGGTCTAGCGCATATATGCGAAGAATATGAATTTGATCCTTTCCATTATGATTTTCCTGATGAAAGCCTGTAACAGCATACGTCAACTGCCTTTTTCTTGGTTGGAAAATTTTAACAGTTTGTAACACCAGAATGGTTTTAATTTAGCCTACTatttacaccaaaaaaaaaaaaatgctgccGTGCAACCAATGTTGGTAATATAACcaaacaaaaaattattatctcaGAAGATGGATCATCCTAGCAATTTACTCAGTTCGAGAGAGAAATTAAAGAAGGTAAGTAGTGaacagaggaaaagaagaaagatgaaAGCAACGAAAATGAGGTGCCTTTCCTTTCTTGTCTCGAGACAATGGAAGAAGAGAGATCAAATTGTACATTTGGAAGCAATGGTCGATCTCTGTCTACCTGTTTCTTTACACCCCTAACCATTTTCAACGATATTGTTCAAGAAGAAGAGCCTGATACTCGAGGTGAAGTGACAGGAAACAGGGGCAACAACTGGGGTGGCTCAGAATCTCTAGTAGTTGTTCTTGGAGATGGATGcaaataaaatttcttttcagCTATGGCTTTTTCCTCTTCCGATGAATTTCCCATTGAAGGAGAAGACTTGTTAAAGGGGTCTTCATTCAAGGGTGTGACGGGGCTGAGAACAAGCGAGGGAAAATCAAGAATACTTGGGGACAAGATCTCAGGCTTTCGCGGGGAAAAGCTTGTGGGATTATTTTGAGGAAAACCAGAGATCAGAGGGCTGATCATGAGGCCATTCTTGAGCGAATTCCTTCTTTCATAAAGCTTAAACCCTTGTTTCTTCTGCCCCGTCCTGATAGGGGGGATGCTGCAGCCTCTGTTGGTGGCGGTTGTATTGGTGGTGGTGGGAAGTGGATCTGGTTTTGAGGCTTGTTTAGCAGTCTCTGATGATCCGGTCAGCATCTGAACTACTTGCTTGAATGTTGTGGTGTCCGCTTGAACAAAAGTCGTAGGATATGGATTGGGTTCAGATCTAGAAACAGGTTTTGGGGTGACTGGAGGAGTCGGGACTTGGAGTGATCCATTGCTGTTGGTGCAACTCCCATTGCTGTTTGGGGAGTTAGTGGGAGAAGGGTTCTCTCTGTCTTGAGGTTTAGAGGCACTTTCCATTGAATATGGCGAAAACTATCACAACCCTCTTCTGGACTCCGGAGAgccaaaaaataaagaaaaggctAAAAGGGGAGAGAGGAGAAGATGAGAAGAGAAACTCTTTGAGGTTGGTTTGGGTGGAGAAGAAGAGATGAATGAGTGAAAAACAAGGCTTCGGCAAGAATGGGATTGcttatttgcttttgttttgttgTGCACTTGAGGTCTAAGATCcacactttctctctcccttcCCAAaccccttctctctctctccctctctctctctctctctctcgactTATTTTCTTCTGCGTCTTTCTTTATCTCTCTCATttgttttcttggttttttttttcttttgtatattTTGGCTTTTGGTGGTGGGGTTAGAGGGATTGATTGGCTaccgagggaaaaaaaatgcagcccAACGGTCTTtaagataagaagaagaagaaaagggtgaATGTGAAATGAGGGGGCATTGGCTTAGTTTGGAATTTTGGGGCATCGGCATCATCATCAACATCATCATCACTCAATTCAATTGGCCTTGAATTGAATGAAGAAGCTTTTTGAGCTTTTGCCCCTCGTGCTTATTTGCTTATATTCTGCCCACCTCTTATTGCTTTTTTGGCTCTTTGGGTGggaattttttcaatttcaatttcaacACAACTGACTTACACGCATATTTGAGCATTGACTTCAGAGCCTGACCTGCACAGACTGTGGGGTGTGTGTCTGTTTGATTGGGATCGGAGATGTTAACCTTTGATCAGTAAATAGTTGTAGTAGTCGTAGCAGCTGTACGTAACAATACCAATTCCTCCGCGCATCGAGCGCGTGAGCTGTATGTGCCGCCCTTGAACCAAATGATGAGAAATCACATCCATGCCATGGACGACCCTACTACCTACTGCTCtctcttcctcatttttttttatatatatatataatccacATGTATTCACGTCCATTTTACGATTTGCGATTAATTCTGTTCGAAATGAAATCGAATCGAACCCTTTATATAGGATGTAACTATCTCAACATTGTTCTTTTCATTTCAATGGATTTCGAATCCGAAACCTCATAGTTAAGAGATATAAGCTCCTTCCGCTTGCTCACTGATCTCTCTTCACACCCTCTCTTTCTAACTATTAGTTATTGTTACCCCATTTCTCATCCTATGTTCtgattgtttgtttgttttagtagtagtagtactaaCTCTTAAGCAATTAATCTTCTCCTCTTATTCTACACCAACGACTAAACTTACCAACCCCCTTAATTGGATAATATCGTAGGAGTGCATTTCAAGGTGTCGCAAGAACCAACCTAATTAAGGTCCTAATCTAGGTTGTGTGGAGGCCACAAGCTCACAAATTAATGGATATGGGGATTCTACAATCACATTACTGTGTTTGGATAAGAAactatttgagataattttttgaaaagaagTTTTGTAACGATGCAAAATAATCGTTTTAAAAGTACTTTCCATGTTACTATTTTAGATAAAATCCCCACTAGAAGAACtaaacatacatacatatatatatgtgtgtgtgtgcgccAATTGCCGTCTAACTAATAAGTCCGTGTACATTGAGGAGGTTCCACAACCTGTCCATTTTTGTATTTGTTAGGCGCAAATTATCAGTTCTCATGCGTTCGAAGCCAAATGACAAACTTTGCTACCCACGACGAAGTCCGGGGAGCAAAAAATAAACGAATGTTTAAATTTGGGGTTTGAGGGGTGGGAGGAAAATTTTTATGAGGGCCTCTCTTATTTATCAGGTTAAGGTTGGAGGAGGAGAAATGGTGGCACAGTTTACTTCACGTCATAGAATCCAATTGTCAAGAAGAATTTGGAATTAAAGAATCTTAAAAGCAGTTAAAGAAAGTACCCTGCGACGATTGATTGAACGTCCCTTATTCACAAAACTGACGGCTGGGGAATTAAGTTTGGATAGTAGGATGTATCAGAGGTGTCCTATTTGCTCTGCGTTGCTTTCTTAGTGGATTTGTGGAAGTGCTCGAATCTGCAATTTCCATTTTCAATCGCTTTAAGCGGCTTCAATTCTATTCAATCTCCTATTGTCACTCGAAGCCAAAATGTTGtttggatagaatattatttaaaaaatttttagaatCATTAATGTATGTAGTTTTGGTTTAATTATTGTAATGATGATATTTACGTTCGTTGGTTGGTTGGATAAAAGAGTATTTAAAAAGTGAAAAGATTATTGAAAAACGTATTTGTgatgcaagtttttttttttttttttgagacaaaGAATGGCCAATTCAAACAAACATATATTTCCAAAGGAATATTGGAAATTAAATTGCACTCCTCTCAtttcaattcaattcaattcaattctGCCATTCATGGtagttttaagtttttttttttttttttgtcattttacgGCAGAAATGTAGTGTTAGTAGTTGATTGACaaaagttttctatttgggcAACAAGGTTGAGGGGAAATAGAATTCATTACTTCAAAGATCACAAAGGTCCTTCAATCTCGTTTCATATCATCAACATTAAAAATACACACCGGAAAGATATTCAAACCTCGAAAAGaaatactccctccctttttttataactgacgtttaagaaatttgctcttaagtacttttatctgtcgttttactatccccatgcagcattaattattttttcacaattttacccttttatctctcttttccaatacagggttcttaattactactcctagttagtttgcattgcttttggcctagtaaaacatcaccatttagtactctagtgagagaaaacatgggtgaattggacaattaatgagggtacaaaaggaaagtagtgtataaatttaaacaatgaaaaacttttcttaattggtgtgcaaaaccttaaacgtcagttataaaaaaagggagggagtagaAATGTCGTTACAAAATTCAACCTCTAAATATAATAGCTAATATTATTGCTTTTTCTACTTTCTATAGGGGTAGGGGTATCATAGCATGCATGTCTAGTAATCGGAGCGTG
The DNA window shown above is from Coffea arabica cultivar ET-39 chromosome 5e, Coffea Arabica ET-39 HiFi, whole genome shotgun sequence and carries:
- the LOC113688000 gene encoding VQ motif-containing protein 4-like — translated: MESASKPQDRENPSPTNSPNSNGSCTNSNGSLQVPTPPVTPKPVSRSEPNPYPTTFVQADTTTFKQVVQMLTGSSETAKQASKPDPLPTTTNTTATNRGCSIPPIRTGQKKQGFKLYERRNSLKNGLMISPLISGFPQNNPTSFSPRKPEILSPSILDFPSLVLSPVTPLNEDPFNKSSPSMGNSSEEEKAIAEKKFYLHPSPRTTTRDSEPPQLLPLFPVTSPRVSGSSS